Genomic segment of Maricaulis maris:
CGAGCCTTTCATCGCGATCAACCATGCACCGTCCAATGTGGTGCTGCCGGTTGGTGTCGATGGCGACCGGATCGAGATGCGCAGCACCCGCCGCGTCAACAGCGCCGATATCCGTTCGGTGTCCAATGTCGCCATTCTGCAGGCGGTTACCGCCACGCTGGCGCAACCGGGCCCGGGTCAGATCGACCGTGTCGTGGACGTGCCGGGCCTGGTCGCCCATGCGCTGGGCACGCCGCCCTCTCTGATGCATGCCGCGATCGGCCAGGAGCCCGTGGCCATTGTGCATGATGATGGCGCGGTTCTGACGCTCGACTGACCGTCGCGGCGATCCTGTCGATCCTCGCGGTGACTACTCCGCGATGATGGGTGGCTTCTCGAAGCGCTCGATCCGCTCGCCCTCGGGCACGGCCAGGGGTTTGGGCGGCTCGAAGCGGCGCTCCTTCGCCGAGCCCGGATAGACCAGGGTCAGCGTGGCGCCGAGCGTGTAGTAGGAGCGCAGCAGGCGGAAGGCCATGTAGGCCGGCATGTAGAGGATTAGGTCCGGGCGGCGCCAGAAGGCAACCACCGCGCAGGCCATGATGAAGGGCATGCCGAACATGACCGCCAGCACGGTGGTCAGGTGCGGGTGGTCATAAATCCCGCCAAACAGGAAGAACAGCACCACGCCATAGATGGCCAGTGGTGCCATCATGGCCCGGCGGGCCCCATTCATCAGCGTGAACGGCAGGACCACCGCCCCGGTGATCAGATTGCCCTGGAACAGCATTTCGCGATTGTGGGCGGTGACGTGGTAGAGGCTGCGGAACCAGCGTGTGCGCTGCTCGCGCAGGAAGTCCATGCTGTCGGGAACCTCGGTGCGGAATTTCACCCGCGGGTCGGAGACGGCGCGATAGCCCAGATTGGTCATGCGCAGGACGATGTCGGTATCCTCGCCATTCATCTCCTCGACAATGCCACCAGCCTCCATCAACACGTCGCGGCGATAGATGCAGAACATGCCGGGAATGCCCAGGATTCCGTTGAACGCTCCGAGGGCGACCTGGAAATAGCCATGCCGGTTGAGCACTTCGATGGTGCGGAACTTGTCGAGCAGGCCGGTCTTCTTGAGCGGTAGTGGCAGCCCCCCGACGATGCCAACAGTATCGCTGGCGAAATGCCGCATCGCGATGCGCAGCGATTTCGGATCGATCTGGGTGTCGGCGTCGATGCGGACGACATAGTCCTCGGTGATCAGTTCGAGCCCGTGATTGAGGGCCTTGGCCTTGCCCGGGATGAGGCTCTCGATGACCTCGCCCCGCGCGCACCGACATTTCGCGATGGCCTGACGGGCCCGCTCCGCGGTATCGTCGCTGGAACAGTTTTCCATCAGCAGGATCCGCACGGGCCCGTCATAATGGGCGGCCGCCTCGTCGATCGCGTCGATGGTCTGGGCGATCAGATGGCTTTCATTATGGGCCGGGATCAGCACGGCGACGGGCGGCGAGAAGGCGCGCCGGCGCGACAGGGCGTTTCGCGCCGTGCCGAGGGCGGCCAGCTGCACGGTGAAGAATTGCTGGGCCAGGAAGACACCCGGTCCCATGCCGCCGAGCAGGGCCAGATTGCGCAATTGCTCGACCTCGGCACCGTAGAGCGTGAGCGCAATGACCGCTCCGATTGCCGAGACCAGAGCCGCCAGGCTGACCAGCCAGTACTCATAGTGGCGACCGCGTCGACGGACCGGTGATCCGCAGGGGGCGGGCAGGCGGGCCTGGTTGAGGACGGTGTGCGGGAAAATCGCCAGCCCTGCCAGTCCAACGAGGATCTGCTGGACGGCGACGGGCCAGACGGCATCGGCCTGCTGCCAGGACAGCAAGGCCGCACCGTCGACAATCGCCGCGATCACGCCCAGCTTGAACAGGAAGCTGAAACCGAGCCGGAGCCGGGCGAGGATCGGTCCGTGCGCGTAGGCCGCATAGACCAGAAAGAAGATCACCAGGAAGATGCGGATCGGCAAAACGGCGTTGAAGCGGTCGGCGGTGAAGAAAATCAGGTCGGTCGGTACGCTGCCCGGCCAGCGCGCATTGGCCCACGCAGCCGCGGAGAGGGCGAGCACGGTGAGCGCCAGGAAGCTGATCAGAAAGCCGTCGGTCACCGAGCGGTCACGCTTGACGCTAATCCCTTTCGGGGCGCTGTCGACCGAGCGAAAGAAGTCCGCAGGCCGGGCCGATTTGCCCGGTCTGGAGCGGTCCTGACGATCCTTGCCTGCCATGCCTGCTCCTGCCTCGTCCTGACGCCCGTTTCGAGTTCCGGTCGGACAATGCGGTTGACCGGTCCGACCCCTTCATTGACCAGGACGTGCTGGAGCCGCAGGGCGCGACCGATCTGGTCACCGGCTTTGACAGCAATAACTGGCTGCGGATCGTCAAGTCGGTCGGCGAGGGACGGGTCTGGCGCTTTGAGCAGCAGGCCCGTTTGCGGCGCTATGATGAGCGCGATGATCTCAATTCCTTCCTGCTGACGCCGCGGATCCAGTATTGGGCACCTGTTGGCGAAAACTGGCAGATGCGGGCCAGCGTGGAAGGCTCGGTCCTCAATCGTGATGGCGACCGCCACTACACGCGCCTGCAGGCCGAGGGCCAGCTGCGCTATCGCGGCGATGCGGATCGCGAGACCGTGCTGCGCCTGCGTACCAACCAGTATGATTTCGGGGACCAGGTCGTGGCCGGCCTCGACCAATCGCAATGGCGCGCCGGGATCGAGCAGTATGGCTATGGCGAGCAAAGGCGGTCGGGCTGGTACCTGGCCGGTTTCTACACCATGGCGGACGCCGATGCGGACCGGTTCAGCTTCTCGGAAGCCCAGCTGCGGGCGCGAGCCTGGTGGCCGCTCGACGAGCAGACCCGAGGTGAGCTGCGCCTGGAGGCGTCACAGCGCGATTATGACGGCGTCTTTTCTGCCCTGCAGGCATTCAATCGTGAGGACACACGCTGGCGCGCAACCGGTCGGGTCGAGCACGGTCTCGGCGACCGGGTCACGCTGTTCGGCGAAGCCGGCTATGTCGACAATGATTCGAATATCGCGCTGCGCAGCTATTCCGGCGCGGTCTTCCAGGTCGGTTTCCGGATCGAGAACCGCTAGGGCCGTCTCGGCCTAGCTACCGACAATGCCGTACGCACCGCCACGTTCAATTGCCGCCTTGTAGGCCGGTCGGGCCTGCATGCGCGCGACATAGGCCATGATGTTCGGGTGGCGCGAATCCACCCCGCCGCGTGCGGCTGCCGCTTCCAGCGGGAAGGTGAGCTGGATGTCGGCGCCGGAGAAGCTGTCGCCGGCGATGAACTCGCGGCCTTCGAGCTTGGTGTCGATAAAGCCAAACAGGGATTCGAGCTCCGGATTGACGAAGCTGTCGCGCATTTTCTTGGCAACCTGGCGAATGATCGGCTTGGCGAAGAAGGGGGCTTTAGACTTGTCGATCTGGTCGCTGAGCAACTTGATCAGCAGGGGCGTCATCAAGGAGCCCTCCGGAAAATGCATCCAGTAGACATAATCCCGATGGACGGCGGTGCCGGCCTCCGGCTTCAGGGCCGGGGCGTAGGTGTCCACCAGATATTCCACGATGGCGCCCGACTCAGCGACCACAATCTCGCCATCGGTGATGACCGGTGACTTGCCGAGCGGGTGGATGTCGCGCAGGGCCTTCGGCGCCCGCATCGTCGTCTCATCCCGCATGTACTTCTTGATCTCATAATCAAGCCCGATTTCCTCCAGCAGCCAGAGAATACGCTGGGATCGGGAGTTGTTGAGGTGATGGACGGTGATCATGAAGCTCTACCTAGCTGACGGGACACCCTGCAGACTTAGGTGCCGCTGCCCGAAAGGCAAAGTGCTTAGCGGTTGAAATCAGTCAATCTGCCCGTCGATCGGGTCTGGGGCCGGCGGATGCCAGTCGCCCCGGGGTGTGTCGAGCGCGAGGCCGAGGTGGCTGAGCAGGTGTTCGAGCGCGTCCACCGGCCCCGCTTCGCCGTCTGCAAGATCCAGTAGGGTGAAGCGGGAGAGGGCGATGACATCACCGACATGGGTGTGCCCGTGATCGGCGAGACGAAAGGCGAATTCCATCAAGTGGCGGTGGCGGGCGCATAGCGTGACAACGTCGCGGTCGAGCAAGGGTTCGGGTTTTGGCGGTGCCAGCGAACGCGGCTTGGGCGCGGCGGTCTCGTTATCCCTGCCATCGGCATCCCTGTCATCGGCGAAAAATGCCATGGAGAACCCCATCAATTGCGTGTCTGTCGACATCTGACACAACATATTGTGGGCCGGGTTGGGTGGCCGAGAAATGCATATTCTATGCATCCACCGGGTTTCCCTGTGGAAAACCCGGCATTGGCGGTCAGGCATGCGGGAGAGGTGCGATTGCGGGGTTAGATATCGGTCCAGTGCACCGACACACCGAGACGACGGAAGACCTCGTCCCAATAGTCCTGCAAGGCGCCGTGCTGCTCGGCTTCCCAGCTGTCGCGCGGGATCAGCCGGATCTCGAGGTCAACCCCCCGCAGGGCATCGCCATAGGTGTCACGGATGGCCAGGGCGACGGTGTCCGCGGGCGGGATGCGGGCATCCAGGGCACCGCGGCGGCGGCCATACACCGAGAAAATGTCTGAGTTCTGGAGCATGTCGGAGACCAGGACGATGCGTCGGCCGGGCACGCTCGCATTGAAGCCTGGGTCCTGGGTGAGCCGAGCGAGGGCTTCGATGATGGGGCTCGACGGGGCATCCTTGGGCAGCACCAGATCGGCGAGGGCGTTGTCCAGCGGAGCGGCGAAGAGCGCCTCGTAGCGGGCCTGGATGCGTTCCGGATTCCGATACAGCGGATTGACCTGCTCGCCGGCGCCGGGATTGCACAGCGAGAAGCTGTTGGTATTGCGCAGCTGGCCGCTCTCATTCAGCTCGTAGAGCGACAGGCGTTCGCCAACCGCCAGCGCGTCCCGTTCCGACAGGATCGTCGTCTCGATGCCCTCGGCCTGTTCGGGCGAATAGAGATCGGTCTTGTCGATGACGACAACACGGTGTGGTGGCACGGCGCCGGCTAGACACAGGGTCTGGCTGTCATACTCCTCAGGCGTCAGCGTCAGATAAAGATAGGTGATGCCGCCCAGTACCGCGGCAATGATGGCCAGGTTGAACAAGCCTATGGCGTCGCGTCCGGACATTCCCCGCCCCTTCCGTCGCTAGCAATGTGAACGCGCGCCATCGCGACGCGCGAGGGCAGCTTAGCTGCGCTCGCGCGGCCCGGCCAAGTCCTGACAGATCTCGTCGAGCAGATTTTTTGCCTCGACCAGCTCTTCCAGCTCCGGCTGGGACAGTTTGGAGGCATTCTTCCAGCCCGCTTCCAGCGCTTTCTCAAGGTCGCGTGCCGCGCTTTCGAGGCGGCGTGTGACACCACCATAGCCGGGGATCGCATCATCAAAGGTGCGGCCCTTGAAGGCGGCGATGGCGGCAAAGGTCGTGCCCAGGATGAACAGCAGCAGGGCTTCCAGCGTCTGCAGGCCGAACGGGTTGGCCCGGGCCTCGATCACCGGTGTCAGCACAGTCCCGGTCATTTCGGCACCGCCGAGTGCCAGGGTCGCGGCATTCAGTTCCAACAGGTCACGATAGTGGGCAGCGGTCAGGTTGAGCATGACCAGCACGACTGCGCCGACCACAACGCTCAGACCGGCCAGCCCGGAAATGATCGGGCGGTTGCGGTTGGACATGTGACGCAGGCCGATGAAGCCGATCAGGAAGAAGGCCGCGATCACATTGGTGAAGGAGACCGTGATGGCTTGCAGCCAGCCGCCCAGAAGGCCCAGATCGGAGCCTTTCGAGAAGAAATAGGCATTGGCGAGGCCCTCGAACAACACCAGCGTCGCCAGAACCGAGAAGTGCAGGATGTGCGAGCTCGGATAGATGGCCGCCCGGTCGATCGGCTTGACGTCGGTTTTTTCCGTTCCCGCAGTGTCATTCACCGCACCACCCCAGGTGCGGCGGAATTTCAACAGGTCCTCGCGACGGGCACGGGCAATGGCACGGGTCCGGGCGAGCTGGATGGCGGCTGCGGGCTCGCGGGTCTTGCGGAACTCGGCAAGATCCGGACGCAATTCCAGATCTGTCTCGATAACGTTTTGATCTAAGGGCATGGCCTCCCCCTCATTCGACCAAGCCGGATTGGCTCTGGCATCATGGTTAATGGTCAATTGTGAAGTGAAATGGCTCGGATTGCGGCAATTTTGAGGGCAAAGGGGCCGCATTGCCGAGCTGCGCTATTGAAGTCTGTGCAGGCTGGACGCACTTTCAGGCGCGTACAGGCACCAGGGGGAAAGCATGTCAGACAAGAAAACATCGCGCCGTGACTTGTTGAAGGGCGGGGCCTTGGCCGTCGTCTCTGTGGGCGCAACCGGCGCTGCGATGGCGCGCCAGGAGGCAGACATGGCAACAGCGAACGTGCCGCGAGAGCCGGTCACGGCCCAGACGCTGGAATGCGCCGAGTCGCTGTTCGACGTGTCCTATACGGATGCCGAGCGCGAGATGGTCGTTCAGGAAATCGATGGCTGGATCGACCAGATGACGCGGATCCGGAGCCATGACAAACCGAACTCCCTTTCGCCCGCCACGGTGTTTGATCCGCGTCTGCGCTCGCGCAGCTATCGCGAGCAGGCGGACCAGCTTGTCCCGTCCGGCGCTGATGCCGGTCCGCTGCCGTCGAGTGCCGCGGACATCGCTCTCGCGCCGGTCTGGAAACAGGCCCATTGGCTGCGCAACGGCTCCCTGACCTCGCGGCGGCTGACGGATATCTATCTCCAGCGCATCGAAACCCACGGGGCGGCGCTGGAATGTTTTGTGACGGTGACGCCTGACATCGCCCGCGCCGAGGCCGACCAGGCCGACCGCGAACTGGCGGCCGGGCAGGATCGCGGTCCGCTCCACGGCATTCCCTATGGCATGAAGGACATCATCGATGTCGCCGGCGTTCGGGCGACCTGGGGCGCCACGCCATACCAGGATCGCGTCGCCGAGATAGACGCCACGGTCACGGTCAAGCTGCGCGAGGCGGGCGCTGTCCTGCTTGGCAAGACGACCAATGGGGCCCTGGCCTATGGTGACCGCTGGTTTGGCGGCATCACCCGCAATCCGTGGAATACGCAGGAGGGCTCATCCGGCTCGAGTGCCGGATCGGCTTCGGCTACGGCGGCCGGCCTCGTCGCCTTTGGTATCGGGACGGAAACCCTCGGGTCGATTGTCTCGCCCTCCAATCGCTGTGGCACAACCGGCCTGCGGCCAACCTTCGGGCGTGTGTCGCGACAGGGTGCGATGGCGCTGTGCTGGTCGCTCGACAAGATCGGTCCGATTTGTCGTTCGGTCGAGGATACCGGTTTCGTCCTGTCTGCCATCAACGGCTATGATGGCGCCGATGCCGGTTCGCTCGCCAGCGGGTTGGAGATTGATGCCTCGCGGTCCGTGCGCGGCCTGCGCGTCGGCTATAATCCGGATTGGTTCGAAGCGGGCAGCGCTGCCGACCGTGCGGCCCTGGCCGCGGCCCGGGATGCCGGTGTCGAGCTGGTCGAGATCGAGCTGCCGCAGCTGCCCTATGACGCCCTCCTTGCCGTGGTCGAGGCCGAGTCGGCGGCCGCCTTCGAGCATCTCACCCTGTCCGGCGAGGATGATAGCCTGGTCTGGCAAGTCCCGGCCGCTTGGCCGAACACCTGGCGCCGGGCCCGCTTCATCTCGGCGGTGGATCTGATCAATATTGATCGCTTCCGTCGTGAAGTGATGGAGATGATGGACGGCGTCATGGACGGTCTTGATGCCATGATCGG
This window contains:
- a CDS encoding glycosyltransferase family 2 protein, producing MAGKDRQDRSRPGKSARPADFFRSVDSAPKGISVKRDRSVTDGFLISFLALTVLALSAAAWANARWPGSVPTDLIFFTADRFNAVLPIRIFLVIFFLVYAAYAHGPILARLRLGFSFLFKLGVIAAIVDGAALLSWQQADAVWPVAVQQILVGLAGLAIFPHTVLNQARLPAPCGSPVRRRGRHYEYWLVSLAALVSAIGAVIALTLYGAEVEQLRNLALLGGMGPGVFLAQQFFTVQLAALGTARNALSRRRAFSPPVAVLIPAHNESHLIAQTIDAIDEAAAHYDGPVRILLMENCSSDDTAERARQAIAKCRCARGEVIESLIPGKAKALNHGLELITEDYVVRIDADTQIDPKSLRIAMRHFASDTVGIVGGLPLPLKKTGLLDKFRTIEVLNRHGYFQVALGAFNGILGIPGMFCIYRRDVLMEAGGIVEEMNGEDTDIVLRMTNLGYRAVSDPRVKFRTEVPDSMDFLREQRTRWFRSLYHVTAHNREMLFQGNLITGAVVLPFTLMNGARRAMMAPLAIYGVVLFFLFGGIYDHPHLTTVLAVMFGMPFIMACAVVAFWRRPDLILYMPAYMAFRLLRSYYTLGATLTLVYPGSAKERRFEPPKPLAVPEGERIERFEKPPIIAE
- a CDS encoding glutathione S-transferase family protein, producing MITVHHLNNSRSQRILWLLEEIGLDYEIKKYMRDETTMRAPKALRDIHPLGKSPVITDGEIVVAESGAIVEYLVDTYAPALKPEAGTAVHRDYVYWMHFPEGSLMTPLLIKLLSDQIDKSKAPFFAKPIIRQVAKKMRDSFVNPELESLFGFIDTKLEGREFIAGDSFSGADIQLTFPLEAAAARGGVDSRHPNIMAYVARMQARPAYKAAIERGGAYGIVGS
- a CDS encoding amidase — its product is MSDKKTSRRDLLKGGALAVVSVGATGAAMARQEADMATANVPREPVTAQTLECAESLFDVSYTDAEREMVVQEIDGWIDQMTRIRSHDKPNSLSPATVFDPRLRSRSYREQADQLVPSGADAGPLPSSAADIALAPVWKQAHWLRNGSLTSRRLTDIYLQRIETHGAALECFVTVTPDIARAEADQADRELAAGQDRGPLHGIPYGMKDIIDVAGVRATWGATPYQDRVAEIDATVTVKLREAGAVLLGKTTNGALAYGDRWFGGITRNPWNTQEGSSGSSAGSASATAAGLVAFGIGTETLGSIVSPSNRCGTTGLRPTFGRVSRQGAMALCWSLDKIGPICRSVEDTGFVLSAINGYDGADAGSLASGLEIDASRSVRGLRVGYNPDWFEAGSAADRAALAAARDAGVELVEIELPQLPYDALLAVVEAESAAAFEHLTLSGEDDSLVWQVPAAWPNTWRRARFISAVDLINIDRFRREVMEMMDGVMDGLDAMIGPNFANALLLITNYTGHPQLAIKSGYNDLQTRTIFGDAEGSDTTTHRVPQTTSLWAPLFEEGTLIALGREIERRLGVADDHPPAFR